The following nucleotide sequence is from Streptomyces brevispora.
ACCGGGCGAGCTGCCCCTGCTGCCCGTGGTGATGCGGCTGGCCCCCGAGCTGTCCCCGTCCGGCAACTGGGCGCTGCTGGCACGCGCGGTCCTGGAGGAGCTGTCCTCGGTGGGCGTGCCGGTGCTGCTCGGGGTGCGGCCGGTGGAGGGCCGGGTGCCACTGCTGCTGGCGCTGCGGGCCGAGACGGAACGTACGGCGGTGGCGGACCGGGTCGCCGCGGCGCTGCGGGCCGGTGTGGAGCGGGCCGGTCTGGAACGGGCCGGCTCTCATCCCCCGGTCGTCGTGGTCGGGGTGGCGGGCAGCTGGGCGACGGCCGGTGCCGGGCTCCGGCATGCGGCGGAGACGGCCACGGCGGCGCAGGGGCTCAGCGACCGGCCCTGGTACGACGCCCGGCGCCTCGACATCGATCTGCTGCTCTGGCGGCTGCGGGAGCATCCGGATCTGGCGGCGTTCGTCGAGCGGGCGATCGGCCCGCTGCGCGATCACGACCGCACCTCGCGCCCGCCGCTGCTGCCCACGCTGGAGTCGTATCTCGCACATGCGGGCCGCAAGGCGGAGACGGCGCGCGAGCTGCATCTGAACCGTCAGACGCTGTACAACCGGCTCGCCCGGATCGGTGAACTGCTCGGCACCGATCTGGACGACCCGCAGGCCGTACTGGCCCTGAGCCTGGCGCTGCGCGCCCGCCGCCACGCGTCGTAGCGGCCGGCCGCGGTCCCCCACCCCCGCCTCAGCGGCTCCGCTCCACCGCCGGCGGCTGCGCCAACTCGTCGTACACACTCAGTACTTGGGCGACGGTGTCGTCCTCGGTCGGCCAACTCGCCGCCTGCGCGAGTCCCGCAGCGGCCATCCGGTCCCGTTCCGCCGGATCGCCGAGCAGCCGGGCCACACTGCGGGCGAGCGCCTCCGCGTTCCCGTACGGCACGAGCTCCGCGGCGTCACCCACGAGTTCGGGCACCCCGCCGACCGCGGTGGCGACCAGCGGCACGCCGATCCGCAGCGCGTCCTGGGCCAGCAGCGAGCGCGCCTCCCAGCGGCTGGGCAGTACGACCAGATCGGCGGCGGCCAGCAGTTCGGTGACGTCGGGCCGGCTGCCGATCAGGACGACGGGCAGGTCCTCGGCCTTGATCCGGCGCTGCAGGGCCGCCCGTTCGCGCCCCTCTCCCGCGATGGCCAGCAGGGGTACGCGGTCGAGCCGGCGCCACGCGCGTGCCGCGTCGAGCAGCGCGCCGAAGCCGTGCTGCGGCACCAGGTTGCCGACCGCCATGATCAACGGCCGCTCCACCGCGCCGAGTTCGGCCCGCACCTTGCCGTCGGGCAGCGCGGCGTGAACCCGCGGTGCCGGAGTGGCGACGGCCGCGAGCCGGGCGTCACGCGCCCCCCGCCGCCGGGCCCGGTCGACCAGGTCCGAGGAGGCGCCGAGCACAACGGCCGCCGACCGGGCGGCCCTTCGCTCCAGCAGGTGCAGCAGCCGGCGGCGGGCGCCCTCGGCGTGGGACCGGGTGTGCCAGGTGACGACCAGCGGGACGCGGCGTCCACCGAGCGCCAGAGCGGCCCGCACCGCGGCGTGCGGTCCGTGCGCGTGCACGACGTCGGCGCCCGTGCAGGCACCGCGCAGCGCGGCGACGGCCGCAGGATCACTGCGCCTGGGTACGGGCGCGAAACGCGCCCCCGTCGCGGAGAAATCGTAGGTGCGGTCCAGTTCGGCGGGCGCGCAGACCGTGACCTGCACGCCTCTCGCGACCAGTCCGGAGGCCAGCGAGCCGACATGGGCGCTGCTTCCCGCACTGCCTCCGCCCAGTACTTGGACCGTACGCAGCTGTGACACGTTGAATGGCTCCCGGGGCTGCCGAGTCGGCGGTGTGTACACGGCCAAGGATGCCAGTCCGCACGCACGTTCCGGCACGACCGGACCGTAACTCCGGTGCGCACCGCGACAAACCGGGCGTGGCGCACCACTCGCACGGGTGAAAAATCCGGGCGGTCACGGCGCCCGCTGAGCACTCTTGCCCGCTGAGTACTCCGACGAGCAGTGCGGCCGGGGCACGCCGCGCCCCGGCCGTCCGCACGAGTTCCCGGGTGTGCCGGACACCACGGGGCAGCCGGGATCCCCTAGAACCCGCCCCGGCCGTCCGCCCGTGCCGTGGCCAGCAGTTCCTCCGCGTGGGCGCGGGCCGTCTCGGAGTCCTCCTGGCCCGCGAGCATCCGGGACAGTTCCCGTACCCGCTCCTCGCCCTCCAGGACGGTGACACCGCTCCTGGTCACCGAGCCGTCCACGGTCTTCTCGACCAGCAGCTGACGGTCGGCGAACGCGGCCACCTGGGGCAGGTGGGTGACGACAACGACCTGGGCGGACTGCGCGAGCTTCGCCAGCCGCCGCCCGACCTCGACGGCGGCCTTGCCGCCGACCCCCGCGTCGACCTCGTCGAAGAGGTAGGTGGGTACGGGGTCGGAACCGGCGAAGACCACCTCCACGGCGAGCATCACCCGGGACAGCTCACCGCCCGAGGCGCCCTTGGCGATCGGGCGGGGCTGGGCACCGGGGTGCGGGGCCAGCAGCAGTTCGACCTCGTCGGCGCCGGACGGCCCGTAGACCACGCTGCGTCCGCCGATGTCGATGCCGGACGCCTCGTCGGCCGCCTCGGTCTGCCGGATGTCGAAGGAGACCCGGGCGTGCGGCATGGCGAGGGAGGCGAGTTCCGCGGTGACCGCCTCGGCGAAGAGCGCCGCCGCCGACGTGCGGGCGTCGGTCAGCGCCTGTCCGAGGCCGGAGAGTTCGGCGCGCAGCGCGTCCCGCTCCGCGGTCAGTTCGCCGATCCGGTCGTCGTCGCCCTCCAGCTCCGTGAGGCGCGCGGCCCCGTCCTCGGCCCAGGCCAGCACCGCGGCGATGTCCTCGCCGTACTTGCGGGTGAGTCCGGTGAGCGCGGCGCGCCGATCCTCGACCGCGGCGAGCCGCAGCGGATCGGAGTCCAGCTGGTCGGCGTACCCCGCGAGTTCGCCCGCGACGTCGGAGAGCAGGATGGAGATCTCGCCGACCCGGTCCGCCAGCGCGGCGAGCGCCGGGTCGTGGGCCCGCACGCCTTCCAGCGCATGCCCGGCCGCAGCCACGACGGTCGTCGCGTCGACCGCCTCCTGGTCCTCGGGGTTGCCGGCCAGCGCGGTGTGCGCGAGGGCGGCGGCGGAGGCGAGGGCGTCCGCGTGGCCGAGCCGTTGGGCCTCGGCGGCGAGCTCGGTGTCCTCACCGGGCAGCGGTTCGACCGCGGCGACCTCGTTCAGCCCGAAGCGCAGCAGGTCGGCTTCCTGGGCGCGCTCGCGGGCACGCGTCGTCAGCTCGTCGAGTTCACCGGCGACAGCGCGCAGCCGCCGGTAGGCCGCCGCGTACGTGGCGTGCGGTCCGGCGACGCCGTCGCCCGCGTACCGGTCGAGTGCCTGCCGCTGCCGGGCGGGCTTGAGCAGCCCCTGTTGGTCGGTCTGGCCGTGCACGGCGACGAGCTCGTCGGCGAGCTCGGCCAGTACGCCCACCGGCACGGATCTGCCGCCCAGATGCGCCCGGGAGCGGCCCTCCGCGGAAACGGTACGGCTGATCAGCAGCGCACCGTCCTCGATCTCCGCCCCGGCCTCCTCGGCCCGCAGCGCCACCGCGTCGCCCTCGGACACCGTGATCCGGCCCTCGACGACCGCGGCCTTCGCACCGATCCGCACGAGGGCGGGGTCGGCACGTCCGCCGAGCAGCAGCCCCAGGCTGGTGACGACCATGGTCTTGCCCGCGCCGGTCTCACCGGTCACCGCGGTGAAACCGGGTGACAGCTCCACCACCGCGTCGTCGATGACTCCGAGCGACCGTATCCGCATCTCCTCCAACACGGACATGACCATACGAGGTTTCGTGGCCCGCGCGCACACGGGCTGCGGCCGGGGCACCGGATCGGGTGGTACGGCGGACTCCCCGGTGCCCTGACCGCGGTCAGTGCGGCGCGCCCCGCCACCCCGACACCGGCAGGGCGAACTTGGCCACCAGCCGGTCCGTGAAGGACGCCTGGTGCAGCCGGGCCAGCCGTACGGGCACCGCGCCGCGCCGCACCTCGACCCGCGCTCCGGCGGGCAGCGCCACGGTCCTGCGCCCGTCGCACCACAGCACCCCGTGCGGGGTGTGCGGCTGGACCTCGACGGCGAGCACCGACGTGGGCGAGGTCACCAACGGCTTGGCGAACAGCGCGTGGGCGCTGATCGGGACCATCAGCAGCGCCTCGACCTCGGGCCAGACGACGGGTCCGCCGGCCGAGAACGCGTACGCGGTCGAGCCGGTGGGCGTCGCGCAGACGATGCCGTCGCAGCCGAACCCGGTCACCGGCCGGCCGTCGATCTCCAGCACGACCTCCAGCATCCGCTCGGGCGACACCTTCTGCACGGCCGCCTCGTTGAGGGCCCAGTCGGTATGGACGACGGTGCCGTTGCTGTGCACGACGACGTCGATCGTCATGCGTTCCTCAACGGTGTACGCCCGGGTGACGACCCGGTCGACGACCTTGTCGAGGTCGTCGCGCTCCGCCTCGGCGAGGAAGCCGACCCGGCCGAGGTTGACGCCGAGCATCGGCACCCCGGAGGCGCGTGCGAGCTCCGCGCCGCGCAGCAGTGTCCCGTCCCCGCCGAGCACGACCAGCAGCTCGCAGCCGTTCACCGCCTCAGGGGTGGCATCCGTGACCGTCGCGACGGTCGGTGGCAGCGGCAGGTCGGCCGCCTCGGTCGCCAGCACCCGTACGCCCAGACCGCTGCGCAGCAGCCCCTGGACCACGAGCTCGGCGCTGCGGATCGCGGCCGGCCGGCCGGTGTGCGCCAAAAGAAAGACTGTTCGTGCCGCATTCGTCGTCAACGAGGCCCCTCCGCCACTGCACGGTCGACATCCGCGGGATCCAGCTCCGGTGCTCCGGCCCGCAGCCACAGAAAGTACTCGACATTTCCCGAGGGCCCGGGCAGCGGGCTGGCCGTCACGCCCCGGACCCCCAGGCCCAGTGCCCAGGCCCGGCGTGCCACCTCCCGTACTGCTTCGGCCCGCAGCTCCGGGCTGCGCACCACACCGCCGCTGCCGAGCCGCTCCTTGCCCACCTCGAACTGCGGCTTGACCATCAGGACCAGATCCGCGTCGGAGGCGGCGCAGCGCGCCAGGGCGGGCAGTACGAGCCCGAGCGGGATGAACGACAGGTCGCCCACCACCAGGTCGACCGCTTCACCGTCGATGGCCTCCAGGGTCAGTTCCCGGACGTTGGTGCGGTCCTTGACGACGACGCGGTCGTCGGACTGGAGCGACCAGGCGAGCTGCCCGTAGCCGACGTCCACGGCGACGACACGTGCCGCTCCGGCGCGCAGCAGCACATCG
It contains:
- a CDS encoding glycosyltransferase family 4 protein, whose product is MSQLRTVQVLGGGSAGSSAHVGSLASGLVARGVQVTVCAPAELDRTYDFSATGARFAPVPRRSDPAAVAALRGACTGADVVHAHGPHAAVRAALALGGRRVPLVVTWHTRSHAEGARRRLLHLLERRAARSAAVVLGASSDLVDRARRRGARDARLAAVATPAPRVHAALPDGKVRAELGAVERPLIMAVGNLVPQHGFGALLDAARAWRRLDRVPLLAIAGEGRERAALQRRIKAEDLPVVLIGSRPDVTELLAAADLVVLPSRWEARSLLAQDALRIGVPLVATAVGGVPELVGDAAELVPYGNAEALARSVARLLGDPAERDRMAAAGLAQAASWPTEDDTVAQVLSVYDELAQPPAVERSR
- the recN gene encoding DNA repair protein RecN, whose product is MSVLEEMRIRSLGVIDDAVVELSPGFTAVTGETGAGKTMVVTSLGLLLGGRADPALVRIGAKAAVVEGRITVSEGDAVALRAEEAGAEIEDGALLISRTVSAEGRSRAHLGGRSVPVGVLAELADELVAVHGQTDQQGLLKPARQRQALDRYAGDGVAGPHATYAAAYRRLRAVAGELDELTTRARERAQEADLLRFGLNEVAAVEPLPGEDTELAAEAQRLGHADALASAAALAHTALAGNPEDQEAVDATTVVAAAGHALEGVRAHDPALAALADRVGEISILLSDVAGELAGYADQLDSDPLRLAAVEDRRAALTGLTRKYGEDIAAVLAWAEDGAARLTELEGDDDRIGELTAERDALRAELSGLGQALTDARTSAAALFAEAVTAELASLAMPHARVSFDIRQTEAADEASGIDIGGRSVVYGPSGADEVELLLAPHPGAQPRPIAKGASGGELSRVMLAVEVVFAGSDPVPTYLFDEVDAGVGGKAAVEVGRRLAKLAQSAQVVVVTHLPQVAAFADRQLLVEKTVDGSVTRSGVTVLEGEERVRELSRMLAGQEDSETARAHAEELLATARADGRGGF
- a CDS encoding NAD kinase translates to MTTNAARTVFLLAHTGRPAAIRSAELVVQGLLRSGLGVRVLATEAADLPLPPTVATVTDATPEAVNGCELLVVLGGDGTLLRGAELARASGVPMLGVNLGRVGFLAEAERDDLDKVVDRVVTRAYTVEERMTIDVVVHSNGTVVHTDWALNEAAVQKVSPERMLEVVLEIDGRPVTGFGCDGIVCATPTGSTAYAFSAGGPVVWPEVEALLMVPISAHALFAKPLVTSPTSVLAVEVQPHTPHGVLWCDGRRTVALPAGARVEVRRGAVPVRLARLHQASFTDRLVAKFALPVSGWRGAPH
- a CDS encoding TlyA family RNA methyltransferase codes for the protein MAGVARRRLDAELVRRKLARSREHASQLIAAGRVTVGGNTATKPATQVETSAAVVVTKDDSDPEYVSRGGHKLAGALAAFVPLGLKVEGRRALDAGASTGGFTDVLLRAGAARVVAVDVGYGQLAWSLQSDDRVVVKDRTNVRELTLEAIDGEAVDLVVGDLSFIPLGLVLPALARCAASDADLVLMVKPQFEVGKERLGSGGVVRSPELRAEAVREVARRAWALGLGVRGVTASPLPGPSGNVEYFLWLRAGAPELDPADVDRAVAEGPR